From a single Candidatus Hydrogenedentota bacterium genomic region:
- a CDS encoding sugar phosphate isomerase/epimerase: MPQSSMNRRQFFQVGAAAGAALTAASTASAQAPKKYQEGISQWAFVLNASTIRPTPLKDKIRVAKETGWDGIELWVRELEDFEKAGGNLTDLGKEIADLGLSVPNVIGLWDCMPATQEEWDKIMPTSRDRMRICAAVKSKHVAVLPFPDREDFDHRWGTDRYRDLLKIGREEYGILPAFEFVGFAKGVNRLGFASGMAIDANDSDAGIIADTFHLFGGGSGFNGVKHLNGSFIADFHWNDVPGDVAPEAARDEHRVYPGDGVLPLVPLLKDLMAINYTGPLSLELFNKEHWAMDPKVVAENGLRKMREVVAKATS, encoded by the coding sequence ATGCCGCAATCGTCGATGAATCGAAGACAGTTTTTTCAAGTTGGCGCCGCCGCGGGAGCAGCGTTGACAGCCGCTTCCACCGCGTCAGCTCAGGCTCCAAAGAAGTATCAGGAAGGTATCAGCCAATGGGCGTTTGTGCTCAATGCGAGCACGATTCGCCCTACCCCGCTGAAAGACAAGATTCGCGTCGCGAAAGAGACGGGATGGGATGGTATTGAGTTGTGGGTGCGAGAGCTGGAGGACTTCGAGAAGGCGGGCGGGAATCTGACCGATCTCGGCAAGGAGATCGCTGACCTTGGACTCTCTGTTCCCAACGTTATTGGGTTGTGGGATTGCATGCCCGCGACGCAAGAAGAGTGGGACAAGATCATGCCGACATCGCGCGACCGGATGCGGATTTGCGCGGCGGTGAAGTCGAAGCATGTCGCTGTGCTGCCGTTCCCTGATCGCGAAGACTTCGATCATCGTTGGGGCACGGACCGGTACCGGGATTTGCTGAAGATCGGGCGCGAAGAGTACGGCATTCTGCCCGCGTTTGAGTTCGTGGGATTCGCAAAGGGAGTCAACCGCTTAGGCTTTGCGAGTGGTATGGCAATTGATGCGAATGACTCGGACGCCGGGATCATCGCGGACACCTTTCACTTGTTTGGCGGTGGCTCGGGTTTCAACGGGGTGAAGCATTTGAACGGCAGTTTCATCGCGGATTTCCACTGGAACGACGTGCCCGGCGATGTTGCTCCTGAAGCGGCGCGCGATGAGCACCGAGTCTATCCAGGCGACGGTGTCCTGCCATTGGTGCCCTTGCTGAAGGACTTGATGGCAATCAACTATACGGGCCCGCTTTCGCTTGAGCTGTTCAATAAGGAGCATTGGGCGATGGACCCGAAGGTAGTTGCGGAAAATGGCTTGCGTAAGATGCGCGAAGTCGTTGCCAAAGCCACGAGCTAA
- a CDS encoding response regulator, which produces MDCDQSRGNASLCVLLFEDSNPVNQPIEPYLSGVANLDFAIEVASDHERGLSRLSEGGVDAVVLNQPLHDESQVDVLKRVHAHSPNVPIIVTAETGDHESIIAAVQYGAEDYFIKDEAGPDVLARTIRFAAQVSSLRLRSA; this is translated from the coding sequence ATGGATTGCGATCAGAGTCGGGGAAATGCCTCTTTGTGTGTGCTTCTCTTTGAAGATTCGAACCCGGTAAACCAGCCTATCGAACCCTACCTCTCAGGCGTGGCGAACCTTGACTTCGCCATAGAGGTTGCCTCGGACCACGAACGAGGCCTGTCTCGACTTTCTGAAGGCGGCGTGGACGCCGTCGTCCTGAACCAGCCGCTGCACGATGAGTCGCAAGTCGACGTCTTGAAGCGAGTACATGCCCACTCGCCCAATGTGCCCATCATTGTGACCGCGGAAACGGGAGACCATGAATCGATCATAGCGGCCGTTCAGTACGGGGCCGAAGACTATTTCATCAAGGATGAAGCGGGACCGGACGTATTGGCTAGAACAATACGATTCGCGGCTCAAGTGAGTTCCTTGAGATTGCGAAGCGCCTAA
- a CDS encoding MCP four helix bundle domain-containing protein, which yields MKLGTKLMLSFLAIAAIAVFVGLVGVYFTTHLDESLMTFSHTSLPSVRALMTITNKMEVQRTQNRALLSSHLPKENRAKAADTRDAALKDMLAAWEEYEKLDRTPEQQQMWDAFKKAFEPWDQDRQKINTMLAEFDKNDILNPDDMLAKLERFRGDHFTLLFKCDRLASSGTAFEGGDDSSACNYGKWVALSPTTNQTILDCIKENDPVHKKYHECVKRVQEAVRAGNAAEAGRIVGDEMTPALETIMGPKGLGGMQAEAEKAVEQFLAINALAMGPLTKSGGELGKALTELVDKTRTDVDNFSIAAQQAADWGRMIMLVCLCVGVVLAVILGLIITRSITKPINRIIDSLTSGADQVSSAAGQVAQSSQQMAQGASEQASSLEETSASLEEMASMTRQNAESANQARSMSQESRNGAENGSEVTSRMNTAIQQIKVSSDATAKILKTIDEIAFQTNLLALNAAVEAARAGEAGKGFAVVAEEVRNLAQRCAEAARNTATLVEESQRNAENGVAVSAEVAEILNTIVGHAQKVEQLINEVSAASNEQSQGIDQINRAVAEMDKVTQMNAANSEEAAAASEELSAQAANLTEIVDELAKIVGNKVKHRTAQSSSVTKSTSMRKKPAPTAARQALKRPPAAKTGERREPKALTASPAAEQRVHKPEEVIPLDDTDMADF from the coding sequence ATGAAATTGGGAACAAAATTGATGCTCTCATTCCTGGCGATCGCCGCGATTGCCGTGTTTGTTGGATTAGTAGGCGTTTATTTTACAACCCATCTCGACGAATCGTTGATGACGTTCAGCCACACGAGCCTGCCGAGTGTCCGGGCCTTGATGACCATCACAAACAAGATGGAGGTTCAGCGCACGCAGAACCGAGCGCTGCTCAGTTCGCACTTGCCCAAAGAGAATCGTGCAAAAGCGGCCGATACCCGCGACGCGGCGCTCAAGGACATGCTGGCCGCATGGGAAGAATACGAGAAGCTGGATCGCACCCCTGAGCAGCAGCAGATGTGGGATGCCTTCAAGAAAGCCTTCGAACCGTGGGACCAGGACCGCCAGAAGATAAACACGATGTTGGCGGAATTTGACAAGAACGACATCCTTAACCCGGACGATATGCTGGCGAAACTGGAGAGGTTCCGGGGGGATCATTTCACGCTGTTGTTCAAATGCGACCGGCTGGCTTCCTCGGGGACCGCGTTTGAGGGCGGAGACGATTCATCGGCATGCAACTACGGCAAGTGGGTAGCCCTTTCGCCCACGACCAATCAAACCATTTTGGACTGCATCAAGGAGAACGATCCCGTTCACAAGAAGTATCACGAATGCGTGAAAAGGGTCCAGGAGGCCGTGCGGGCCGGGAACGCGGCTGAAGCTGGCCGTATCGTAGGCGATGAAATGACCCCTGCCCTTGAAACCATCATGGGACCAAAAGGTCTTGGGGGCATGCAAGCGGAAGCGGAAAAGGCGGTGGAACAATTCCTGGCCATCAACGCACTCGCCATGGGACCCTTGACCAAGAGTGGCGGCGAACTGGGCAAGGCGCTGACTGAGCTAGTAGACAAGACCCGCACGGACGTCGATAACTTTTCTATTGCCGCTCAACAGGCTGCCGATTGGGGCAGAATGATCATGCTCGTCTGCCTCTGTGTCGGTGTCGTGCTTGCTGTGATCCTGGGACTGATCATCACGCGCAGCATCACCAAACCCATCAACCGCATTATCGACTCTTTGACTTCCGGCGCGGACCAGGTTTCGTCTGCCGCAGGTCAAGTCGCCCAGTCTAGCCAGCAAATGGCGCAGGGAGCCAGCGAGCAGGCGTCAAGCCTTGAAGAAACCTCAGCGTCGCTTGAAGAAATGGCGTCGATGACACGGCAGAATGCCGAGAGCGCCAACCAAGCGCGATCGATGAGCCAAGAATCTCGTAACGGCGCTGAAAACGGCAGCGAGGTCACCTCGCGCATGAATACGGCGATCCAGCAAATCAAAGTCTCGTCGGACGCAACGGCAAAAATACTCAAGACAATCGACGAGATCGCCTTCCAGACTAATCTGCTTGCGCTCAACGCGGCCGTTGAGGCCGCTCGCGCCGGCGAAGCGGGCAAGGGATTTGCCGTCGTCGCAGAAGAAGTGCGAAACCTCGCCCAACGGTGCGCCGAGGCAGCACGAAATACGGCCACTCTCGTGGAAGAGTCTCAAAGAAACGCGGAGAACGGTGTCGCCGTTTCGGCCGAGGTTGCGGAGATTCTGAACACGATCGTGGGTCATGCGCAAAAAGTCGAACAGCTCATCAACGAAGTGTCTGCGGCAAGCAATGAACAGTCGCAGGGGATCGACCAAATCAATCGAGCCGTCGCCGAGATGGATAAGGTCACCCAGATGAACGCCGCCAATTCCGAGGAAGCAGCGGCTGCCAGCGAGGAATTGTCTGCCCAAGCGGCAAACCTCACAGAGATCGTGGACGAGCTGGCGAAGATCGTCGGCAACAAAGTGAAGCACCGCACTGCGCAATCGAGTTCGGTCACGAAGTCCACTTCCATGCGCAAGAAGCCGGCGCCAACTGCGGCGCGGCAAGCATTGAAGCGCCCGCCCGCAGCCAAAACCGGCGAACGGAGAGAACCCAAGGCACTGACCGCAAGCCCTGCTGCGGAGCAGCGTGTCCATAAACCCGAAGAGGTGATTCCGCTCGACGACACAGATATGGCCGACTTCTAG
- a CDS encoding PAS domain S-box protein, whose protein sequence is MFFVDSCKAIRSARVANGDYEVLSIADRLRDASALRFLQEILDAVPHPMLIVDIDAHDVILTNTSAKRASPNSISTCHAYLFEHKGPCASPKHSCPVAVVRESGKPATVEQVYVDSSGTRRHVELHAYPLFGPDGRVTHLIEHSVDITPRKQQDLDRIETLEHLKSKQQELRALYAQLKASEVELRESERVLATLLGNLRGMVYRCKNDKLWTMDFVSEGALALTGYTSAEFRRRKEVSYANLIHPDDRERVWDAVQAALAERRPFEIEYRIITKDGTEKWVREQGVGIFGEDELAAIEGFIHDDTKRKHAEDERARLVGAIEQAAESILLTDRSGVIYYVNPAFTRMTGYSMHEAIGQNLRLTLAGRQNEDFYAKMWDTLESGNIWRGRLVNQRKDGTLFNEDMTIAPVRDETGAITGYVAVRRDVTEQVKSAQRLRQKQKLEAIGTLAGGIAHDFNNILLPIMGFTELVRDELPQGDSKERLSQVMQACLRAKDLVGQILTFSGNVELERKPLPLQPLLHETLALLRASIPTTIEIREIVSEQTCLVFCASTEIHQIVMNLGTNAFHAMEDVGGTMTVTCELIDTNTLAALRQPRLRPGRTYVRLSVSDSGIGMDKATLERAFDPFFTTKDHGKGTGLGLSTVHGIVTDLGGEIAVRTKPGKGTTIEVYLPAYHETEDRPLMRDMPPPPGNGEHILLVDDEEVILQLGRLLLGRLQYRVTTVASPSEALKLFQEAPMYFDLLLTDHTMPKMTGTELADAAHGVRPDLPVILTSGLNESTRILSATSGGPVLFIKKPFTASELARTLRTALEMKH, encoded by the coding sequence GTGTTTTTCGTAGATAGCTGTAAAGCGATTCGAAGTGCGCGCGTGGCGAACGGTGACTACGAGGTTCTCTCAATCGCCGATCGTCTCAGAGATGCTTCTGCTCTGCGTTTCCTGCAGGAGATACTCGACGCCGTTCCCCACCCCATGCTCATCGTCGATATTGACGCTCACGACGTTATCTTGACAAACACGTCGGCCAAACGCGCTTCCCCCAACAGCATTTCGACGTGCCACGCGTACTTGTTCGAGCACAAAGGCCCGTGCGCATCTCCCAAGCACAGTTGCCCCGTTGCCGTCGTGCGTGAATCCGGCAAACCCGCGACCGTCGAGCAAGTCTATGTAGACTCTTCCGGTACGCGCCGTCATGTCGAGTTGCATGCATATCCCCTCTTCGGACCGGACGGCCGCGTTACGCATCTAATCGAACACAGCGTGGACATCACGCCACGCAAGCAGCAGGATCTGGACCGTATCGAAACGCTGGAACATCTCAAGAGCAAACAGCAGGAGTTGCGCGCCCTGTATGCCCAATTGAAAGCCAGCGAAGTAGAACTCCGCGAAAGCGAGCGCGTGTTGGCCACCCTGCTCGGCAATCTTCGCGGGATGGTCTATAGGTGCAAGAACGACAAGCTCTGGACCATGGACTTCGTCAGCGAGGGAGCGCTGGCCCTGACCGGATATACGTCCGCGGAATTTCGGAGGCGCAAAGAGGTTTCGTACGCGAACCTGATTCACCCGGATGATCGGGAACGTGTCTGGGATGCAGTACAGGCGGCCCTCGCGGAACGACGCCCATTCGAGATCGAATACCGCATAATCACCAAGGACGGCACTGAGAAATGGGTGCGCGAACAAGGCGTCGGTATCTTCGGAGAGGATGAACTGGCTGCAATCGAGGGGTTCATCCACGATGACACCAAACGAAAGCATGCCGAAGACGAACGCGCGCGCCTCGTTGGAGCAATCGAACAAGCCGCGGAAAGCATCCTGCTCACGGATCGGAGCGGCGTCATCTACTATGTGAACCCGGCTTTCACGCGAATGACGGGGTATTCCATGCATGAAGCCATTGGCCAGAATCTTCGGCTGACGCTCGCGGGTCGCCAGAACGAAGACTTCTACGCCAAAATGTGGGACACGCTGGAAAGCGGCAACATCTGGCGGGGACGTCTGGTCAATCAACGCAAAGACGGCACTCTATTCAATGAGGATATGACCATTGCCCCGGTACGAGACGAGACGGGCGCAATTACTGGATATGTGGCTGTGCGCCGCGACGTGACGGAGCAGGTGAAATCGGCGCAACGGCTTCGGCAAAAGCAGAAGCTGGAGGCAATTGGAACGCTTGCCGGCGGCATTGCCCACGATTTCAACAACATTCTATTGCCGATTATGGGGTTCACGGAACTCGTGCGCGACGAGTTGCCCCAAGGCGATTCCAAGGAACGCCTGAGTCAGGTCATGCAGGCCTGTCTTCGCGCGAAAGACTTGGTTGGCCAAATTCTGACCTTCAGCGGCAACGTAGAGCTGGAACGAAAGCCTCTACCTCTTCAGCCGCTGCTGCATGAGACGCTTGCGCTTTTGCGCGCGTCGATTCCGACGACGATTGAAATACGGGAAATTGTCTCGGAACAGACCTGCCTCGTCTTCTGCGCTTCCACCGAGATACACCAGATCGTCATGAATCTCGGAACCAACGCGTTTCATGCGATGGAAGACGTGGGCGGCACCATGACCGTGACATGCGAACTAATCGACACGAACACCTTGGCCGCTCTCAGACAACCTCGTCTGCGGCCAGGGCGTACGTATGTGCGCTTGAGTGTCAGCGATTCGGGCATCGGAATGGACAAGGCGACTCTGGAGCGCGCATTCGATCCATTCTTCACGACCAAGGATCACGGCAAAGGGACCGGCCTCGGACTCTCCACCGTGCATGGCATCGTCACCGATCTGGGTGGAGAAATCGCTGTTCGAACCAAACCTGGGAAAGGCACCACGATCGAGGTCTATCTTCCCGCGTACCACGAAACCGAAGATCGCCCGTTGATGCGCGACATGCCCCCTCCTCCAGGCAACGGTGAGCACATCCTGCTGGTTGACGACGAGGAAGTTATTCTCCAATTGGGGCGCCTGCTGCTCGGCAGGCTCCAATACCGCGTGACGACTGTTGCGAGTCCGTCGGAAGCCCTAAAGTTGTTCCAGGAAGCGCCCATGTACTTCGACCTGCTGCTGACGGACCATACCATGCCCAAAATGACGGGGACGGAATTGGCCGACGCGGCACACGGCGTGCGCCCGGACTTGCCCGTGATACTGACAAGCGGACTGAATGAATCAACGCGCATCCTCTCGGCAACGAGCGGAGGCCCCGTGCTGTTCATCAAGAAGCCATTCACGGCCAGCGAACTGGCGCGAACTCTTCGCACGGCGCTGGAAATGAAGCATTAA